Below is a window of Edaphobacter dinghuensis DNA.
AACATCGGCCTGCTTCGCCGCCTCTACTGCTTCTGCGCGCTCAGCCTTCACCGGTGGCTTCCAGTCGAACGAGATTCCCGCATCGAACAGCGGAGTGTGATGCGTGTAGTCGATCCTCAGATTGTGCGGCTGTCCATCGCTCAGGTCCAGCACAAACTGCTGTGCCCTGCGCGAGTGCTTCTTCCCCTGCGCCTGCTCTTCCGTTACCTGCTTGCCATCGAGGAAGACGCGCACGTCCTTAGCTTCTCTGCGGAAGCTGAACTCATACTTGCCCAGCATCGGTGGCATAATAGTCCCGGTCCAGCGCACACTAAAGGCCGAAGCCTGTACGCCGGGCACCGGAGCAGCCACGTCCCAATCGAAGTCCACCTGCTGGTCTACTCTGGTCACTACAGGTTTGCCTGCGAACTCGATATTGTCAAAATACTCCCCCTTCAGCCCAAACGCCGTGCTACCCTTCGCCGGATGCAGGATCGTCCGTGGCACCGGAACCGGCAGCTCCGAGACATAAGGCGATCCCTGCGCATAAAGGATCTTTGCCAACTCGCCAAACTTCGCCTCCATCCCTGCCAACGGCAACACAGGATGCGATGGAATCGCGTTATAGTTCCCCTCGATCGATGACAGCGCAGCCGCATTAGGTCCGATGACCGCAATCGTCTTCACGCCCTTCTTCAGTGGCAGGATGCCATCGTTCTTCAACAGCACCATCGATTTCTCGGCCACATGCAGCGCCAGCTCGCGGTGCGCCACGGAGTCATCTTCTGAAAAAGGTATCCGCGCATAAGCTACCTTCGATGCCGGATCGAACAGCCCAAGCTCAAACCGAGCAGTAAACAGCCGCTTCACTGCCTGGTCAATCTGGGCCTCTGGGATCAATCCATCCTTCACCGCCTTGGTCAGGCTGGCATACTCATCTCCGCAGCTCGTATCTGTTCCCGCCTTAACCGACACGGCCGAAGCATGCTCGATGTCCGGCGCAAACTTGTGTCCCTCAGCGACGTCCGTAATCGCTCCGCAATCCGACGTGATGTAGCCTTTGAAGCCCCACGTCTTCCGCAGAATGTCTGTCAGCAGAAACGTATTCGAGCAAGCCGGTTCGCCATCAATTGCGTTGTACGCGCACATTACGCTTCCGGCGTGGGCCTCCTTTATCGTCGCGCGAAAGGCTGGCAGGTAGGTGTCCTCCAGATCATGCGGCGAGACGTCAATATTCGCTACATGGCGTGTGCTCTCTGGTCCCGAGTGCACAACGTAATGTTTCGGCGTGGCGATCGTCTTGAAGTAGTGCGGATCGTTTCCTTGCAATCCCTCAACAAACGCCACTCCCATCCGCGAGGTCAGAAATGGGTCCTCGCCGTAGGTCTCCTGTCCACGTCCCCAGCGCGGATCGCGAAAGATATTAATGTTCGGCGACCAGATGTCGAGCCCGAAATAGATGCTATGGTTACCGTGCCGCAGCGCCTCTGCATTCTTCGCTCTTGCCTCGGTCGAGATGGTGGTGGCCACTTCATGCATCAG
It encodes the following:
- a CDS encoding glycoside hydrolase family 3 protein, which translates into the protein MSRKMLPVYAGLIATVSVMMGGAAATAQTTPVYMDSSQPVSRRVDDLISKMTLEEKVSQMQNHAAAIPRLHVPEYDWWSEGLHGIARSGYATVFPQAIGLAATWDTPLMHEVATTISTEARAKNAEALRHGNHSIYFGLDIWSPNINIFRDPRWGRGQETYGEDPFLTSRMGVAFVEGLQGNDPHYFKTIATPKHYVVHSGPESTRHVANIDVSPHDLEDTYLPAFRATIKEAHAGSVMCAYNAIDGEPACSNTFLLTDILRKTWGFKGYITSDCGAITDVAEGHKFAPDIEHASAVSVKAGTDTSCGDEYASLTKAVKDGLIPEAQIDQAVKRLFTARFELGLFDPASKVAYARIPFSEDDSVAHRELALHVAEKSMVLLKNDGILPLKKGVKTIAVIGPNAAALSSIEGNYNAIPSHPVLPLAGMEAKFGELAKILYAQGSPYVSELPVPVPRTILHPAKGSTAFGLKGEYFDNIEFAGKPVVTRVDQQVDFDWDVAAPVPGVQASAFSVRWTGTIMPPMLGKYEFSFRREAKDVRVFLDGKQVTEEQAQGKKHSRRAQQFVLDLSDGQPHNLRIDYTHHTPLFDAGISFDWKPPVKAERAEAVEAAKQADVVVAFVGLSPNLEGEEMPVHVDGFDGGDRTEIELPTVQQEMLKAVAATGKPVIVVLMNGSALAVKWAKENAAAVLEAWYPGEEGGAAIANTLAGDNNPAGRLPITFYTGTKELPPFDNYSMANRTYRYFSGTTLWGFGYGLSYSKFKWSDVKLSTEKLTAGEPLTLDAEVENTSAAKGDAVSEIYLKTPASATAPIHSLVGFVRTPLAAHASQHVHVVIDPRSLSTVTGDGKRSIEAGEYTLFVGGAQPGADDNGVTKQFTIVGSKDLPR